One Psychrobacillus glaciei genomic region harbors:
- the ribH gene encoding 6,7-dimethyl-8-ribityllumazine synthase: protein MGKVFEANLIGTDLKIGVVVGRFNEFINGKLLDGALDGLKRHGVAEENVDVAWVPGAFEVPFIAKKMAETKKYDAIIGLGTVIRGSTTHYDYVCNETAKGIASVGLSTGVPVMFGIVTTETIEQAIERAGTKVGNKGYDAAVSAIEMANLNRLF from the coding sequence ATGGGAAAAGTATTTGAAGCAAATTTAATAGGTACAGATTTAAAAATTGGTGTAGTTGTTGGTAGATTTAATGAATTTATTAATGGTAAATTATTGGACGGTGCATTGGATGGCTTGAAACGTCATGGCGTTGCAGAGGAAAATGTAGATGTTGCGTGGGTACCTGGTGCATTTGAAGTTCCTTTTATTGCAAAAAAGATGGCAGAAACGAAAAAATATGATGCAATTATCGGTCTTGGTACTGTTATTCGTGGTTCTACTACACACTACGATTATGTATGTAATGAAACTGCTAAGGGCATTGCAAGTGTCGGTTTATCTACTGGTGTTCCAGTTATGTTCGGCATTGTAACTACGGAAACAATTGAACAAGCGATTGAACGTGCTGGTACAAAAGTAGGGAACAAAGGATATGATGCTGCAGTGTCCGCAATTGAAATGGCGAATTTGAATCGTTTATTTTAA